One Gossypium hirsutum isolate 1008001.06 chromosome A11, Gossypium_hirsutum_v2.1, whole genome shotgun sequence genomic window carries:
- the LOC107941881 gene encoding NAD kinase 2, chloroplastic isoform X2: MGNGALFGASYIQTAQSHDVSQLQWIGPVPGDIPEVEAYCRTFRAAERLHTALMETPCNPLTGKCSVSYDFTPEEKPVTEDKIVFVLGCMLSLSNKGREDVLSGRVSVMNTFRMPDMCVMDDKLPLLPLFRSEMKRCCESLHVTLENYLTPDDYQSLHVWRKLQRLKNACYDLGCPHKDNHPCYTLFAN, from the exons ATGGGAAATGGTGCTTTATTTGGAGCTAGTTATATCCAG ACTGCTCAGTCTCATGATGTATCACAATTACAGTGGATTGGTCCAGTTCCTGGGGATATTCCAGAAGTTGAGGCTTATTGTAGAACATTTAGAGCAGCTGAAAGGCTCCATACCGCTTTGATGGAAACTCCATGCAATCCATTAACAGGCAAATGTAGTGTTTCATATGATTTCACGCCAGAGGAAAAACCAGTGACAGAGGATAAGATTGTGTTTGTGCTTGGTTGTATGCTATCTCTTTCGAACAAAGGAAGAGAAGATGTTCTTTCTGGAAGAGTTTCAGTTATGAATACTTTTCGCATGCCAGATATGTGTGTTATGGATGATAAGCTTCCACTACTTCCTCTTTTCAGGAGTGAGATGAAGAGGTGTTGTGAGAGCTTACATGTCACTCTTGAGAACTATTTGACACCCGATGATTATCAAAGTCTGCATGTTTGGAGGAAGTTGCAAAGGTTGAAGAATGCTTGTTACGATTTGGGTTGTCCACACAAGGATAACCATCCATGCTATACATTGTTCGCCAACTGA
- the LOC107941881 gene encoding NAD kinase 2, chloroplastic isoform X1, giving the protein MGNGALFGASYIQKTAQSHDVSQLQWIGPVPGDIPEVEAYCRTFRAAERLHTALMETPCNPLTGKCSVSYDFTPEEKPVTEDKIVFVLGCMLSLSNKGREDVLSGRVSVMNTFRMPDMCVMDDKLPLLPLFRSEMKRCCESLHVTLENYLTPDDYQSLHVWRKLQRLKNACYDLGCPHKDNHPCYTLFAN; this is encoded by the exons ATGGGAAATGGTGCTTTATTTGGAGCTAGTTATATCCAG AAGACTGCTCAGTCTCATGATGTATCACAATTACAGTGGATTGGTCCAGTTCCTGGGGATATTCCAGAAGTTGAGGCTTATTGTAGAACATTTAGAGCAGCTGAAAGGCTCCATACCGCTTTGATGGAAACTCCATGCAATCCATTAACAGGCAAATGTAGTGTTTCATATGATTTCACGCCAGAGGAAAAACCAGTGACAGAGGATAAGATTGTGTTTGTGCTTGGTTGTATGCTATCTCTTTCGAACAAAGGAAGAGAAGATGTTCTTTCTGGAAGAGTTTCAGTTATGAATACTTTTCGCATGCCAGATATGTGTGTTATGGATGATAAGCTTCCACTACTTCCTCTTTTCAGGAGTGAGATGAAGAGGTGTTGTGAGAGCTTACATGTCACTCTTGAGAACTATTTGACACCCGATGATTATCAAAGTCTGCATGTTTGGAGGAAGTTGCAAAGGTTGAAGAATGCTTGTTACGATTTGGGTTGTCCACACAAGGATAACCATCCATGCTATACATTGTTCGCCAACTGA
- the LOC107941881 gene encoding NAD kinase 2, chloroplastic isoform X3, translated as MGNGALFGASYIQWIGPVPGDIPEVEAYCRTFRAAERLHTALMETPCNPLTGKCSVSYDFTPEEKPVTEDKIVFVLGCMLSLSNKGREDVLSGRVSVMNTFRMPDMCVMDDKLPLLPLFRSEMKRCCESLHVTLENYLTPDDYQSLHVWRKLQRLKNACYDLGCPHKDNHPCYTLFAN; from the exons ATGGGAAATGGTGCTTTATTTGGAGCTAGTTATATCCAG TGGATTGGTCCAGTTCCTGGGGATATTCCAGAAGTTGAGGCTTATTGTAGAACATTTAGAGCAGCTGAAAGGCTCCATACCGCTTTGATGGAAACTCCATGCAATCCATTAACAGGCAAATGTAGTGTTTCATATGATTTCACGCCAGAGGAAAAACCAGTGACAGAGGATAAGATTGTGTTTGTGCTTGGTTGTATGCTATCTCTTTCGAACAAAGGAAGAGAAGATGTTCTTTCTGGAAGAGTTTCAGTTATGAATACTTTTCGCATGCCAGATATGTGTGTTATGGATGATAAGCTTCCACTACTTCCTCTTTTCAGGAGTGAGATGAAGAGGTGTTGTGAGAGCTTACATGTCACTCTTGAGAACTATTTGACACCCGATGATTATCAAAGTCTGCATGTTTGGAGGAAGTTGCAAAGGTTGAAGAATGCTTGTTACGATTTGGGTTGTCCACACAAGGATAACCATCCATGCTATACATTGTTCGCCAACTGA